A portion of the Podospora pseudoanserina strain CBS 124.78 chromosome 2, whole genome shotgun sequence genome contains these proteins:
- a CDS encoding hypothetical protein (EggNog:ENOG503P024; COG:J), translating to MSQPPNPRPGLGLFTRGLSSLSQSTTDPNSPSVTTPAEQRDDAKRNFLKAMRPLPTQHYWNVWFDRPPTSTNPGEEYHSNLEQLGTTIESVQDFWRYANNTPVDQIRMKESIYLFKVGFKPIWEDRRNILGGSWTFRVPKGNGPDVWTRVQLLAVGEKLQSVLEEGDQICGVGLSVRFNSHLISIWHRDSSKKKSIDAMLECVLEELPPELTPKPDNYFYKKHSDHAGFKVPPELQAVIDSQKAREKAAAEKAAQGVQVVAGEAPEIREVPPS from the exons AtgtcccaaccccccaacccccgcccaGGCCTAGGCCTCTTCACCCGaggcctctcctccctctcccaatcAACCACAGACCCCAACTCGCCCtccgtcaccacccccgctgAGCAACGCGACGACGCCAAACGAAACTTCCTCAAAGCCATGcgtcccctccccacccagcACTACTGGAACGTCTGGTTCGACcgcccccccacctccaccaacccaggGGAGGAGTACCACTCCAACCTGGAACAACTCGGCACAACCATCGAGTCGGTCCAGGACTTTTGGCGCTACgcaaacaacacccccgTCGACCAGATCCGGATGAAAGAGTCCATTTACCTGTTCAAGGTGGGGTTCAAGCCGATCTGGGAAGACAGGAGAAACATCCTGGGAGGGTCGTGGACGTTCAGAGTGCCAAAGGGGAACGGGCCGGACGTTTGGACGAGGGTGCAGTTGTTGGCTGTAGGGGAGAAGTTGCAGAGTGTGCTTGAGGAGG GTGACCAAATCTGCGGTGTCGGCCTCTCGGTCAGATTCAactcccatctcatctccaTCTGGCACAGAGACTCCTCCAAGAAAAAGTCCATCGACGCCATGTTGGAGTGCGTGCTCGAGGAGCTCCCTCCTGAGCTCACCCCCAAGCCGGATAACTACTTTTACAAGAAGCACTCTGATCATGCCGGGTTCAAAGTGCCGCCCGAGTTGCAGGCCGTGATTGATTCccagaaggcgagggagaaggccgctgctgagaaggctgCTCAGGGGGTCCAGGTTGTGGCTGGGGAAGCGCCCGAGATTAGGGAGGTGCCGCCTTCTTGA